The Sabethes cyaneus chromosome 3, idSabCyanKW18_F2, whole genome shotgun sequence DNA window TTCCTCCACGATTGGTCGCAGTGTGTTGTGCAGGTAATGCAGTCCGGACAATCGCATCGCTTCGTCCATCATCTTCGAGACCAGCGTGTTTCCACGGAAGATCGTCGTTGGATCTGTTAGCTTCGAGATTTCGTGGTCCGCCAGGGACTTGATCATCGGAGCTATCACGTTTGAATGAGTGAACAGTCGTACCAACGGTTGGGCGACTTCGGTTTTGTTCTGGATGATTTCGCCGAGAATGTGCACTGCGCTGGCCGTGATGGGTTTTTGATCTATGGATTGAATGAGGATGTTCATCAGTTGATCGTAGGTTGCTAGCGGGAACACATGGTCGGCGGTATAGTTCAGCTTGAGGCGAAGCGATCCAAGCGAGTTATCACAAGAGAGCCTAGTTCCGGGCGGAGTAGCACATGTTCGCGATGGCCGCGACTGGCTTGTCCTTGGTTGCAGATAGTACCAAGCGCTGTGCTGTACTGCGTTCAACTGCTGCTTTCCCCGCACTGGAAGTTTAATTTCACCCAGAAACACATCGTCACCCATACCGGGACTGTCATGCCAGAACGTTATGACCACTTCACACAAATCCGCTCCCCCGAGCGGAACTACCGTGTAGGTATTATTACTATCACTTTTAGAGTCACTGCCACACGCATCCACACACAGATCGAAGCTAACCATTTCACCGAATTGAGGATTTACTGTCTTCTTTCTCACCTTAGTACGTTTCGTAATTTTCTTCTTATTCGAATAGTGAGCAGTTAGTATTGCGAACGGATCACAGAGTCCATTTTTGCGTGCCAAATCCATGCACTCAGTCAGTTTGATCGAGATGCGCGAACTCCGGCTAGAGCTGCCCGAGCTGTCGAGAATGTTACGGAATGGTTGCGGCTGTACGTTGTTGCCAAAGTCGCTGCTGCCCCCGAAGATCGTCCTTAATgtacctcctcctcctcctactACTACACTACCGCTACCGATACTTCCCGAAACGCTGCTTTTGGATGGAAAACTTAACTTTAGATTTGTACTATTTGCAGAATTGTTCACCAAATGATGATGGTGGAGCAGATGATGGTGGGAGGAGCTGGAGTTTTCTTTCGTATCACTACTGCCGTTGCTGCTGATCACACTTCCGAACGAGGAGTTGCTGTTGTTTGCCGATTGTCCCATGTGGAACCGACCGAAATCGTCGAACTCATTCGTTTGCTTCAGATTGCCAACGCCATCGTCGACGGTGATCTCCAGATGGGCCATACCCTGCACCTCGGAGTCCTCATCGACGGGCCGCAGCGGAAACCAGTGATCCTTGTGATTGTACTGGTGCAGATCTTCCCGCTTGATCGCAATCTTACCGTACGGTTTGTCCTGCTTCAGGTGCCGATCCCGGTCCCACACGTACACCGACAGGTAGCGGAAACTGCGCGGTATCTCGAACTGGTACTCCTCGCCAAAGAACGGACTGAGCGTCCGTTCGATCGTCGGCGTCCGGCAGATTTCCTCCTGGTCCAGCGCGACCGTACAGTACACATCGCGGTTTTCCTTCGAGCCCGATGAGGAGGCGCCGCAGTTGTTGCCATTGCGACCGAGGAGATTTTTTGCTTCGCctgaaaaaggggtgaaaataGAAAGTGGTGAAAAACTGAGTTAGATTCAAATATAATATGTTTTTACATTTAATTtgtgcaaaaaatattaaatcaaGATCTACTATGACGTACCAGTTTTGGCAACCAATAATTTGAGTAGGCAGgtaatttcaaaaacttttaaGTGGCACATTCATTGAATGTAAATCTAGCAACCAATAATGAAGTTCGCATAATTTTGTGGGCGAATTTCCAAAGCAAACCGTAATAATTACCCAGTTGCTTCTGCCAGTCAGTAGGTAGCAACCAAAACGTAAACGGGTAAATTAGCAACACGCGAGGCGATGTTATCGTTACATCTGCTTGCCTTTTAATATCGCTTTTTGTCTCGCCGTGCGTCGTCACCCGAGCCGCCCGTCCCTTTGCCTTTGGTGGTGGACAGCACAACAAAGCACCGGAAGTTGCACCCCGTCCGGACCGGGCCGGGGTAGGATTTCTACTTCTACATCAATGAGCTCTATTGTATCGGGACAGTCGACATCCGTTCCCTGTGGCTTCAGctcgtccgtctgtctgtctctcttgTACGCTCCTAGTGCTGGACTGTCCAAAGTGTAGATTAAACACGAGAGATAACGCGTGTACAAATGATACCAACACCGATTTCATGGTGGTGATAATCAACCCCAGTGGGCGGTAAGCAAGCATGAGTTGAGACTGGAGCTGAAGAGCCGCCGACGGAGGAACCCGGTGCGATACGGAGTGATAATTGTGGCTTGTAATTATCAAGTCTATATTTGGCTGCACCGCACCGTACAGTGGCGCACACCGACACAGGGGCCGAGGTGGTGGTGAAGGTGGTATGTATGTTTCCTGTCTCCTAGTAGCGACTGCAGCGCGGGGCACGCGGGTAATTCCATTCATTAATTTACTCAGTTTTCATTCAGGCATTATCTCTGTGTGCGCCTGTAAGCCGTAAGAGTAAGAAGTGGCAGAGTGGAAGCAAAATAAATAACGACCGGAAATGATTTACTTGTTGATACAGAAAGATTGCCGCGCGGCGCTTCTGCTGTATAGCGATGAAGAAATATAACCTTGAAATATAATCCTGAGTGCTTTGCAATAGCTGCCGGTCTGGCACTCGACACCGATCGTGTTTGGTGCTCACTTGGCTTCGAATGACATTGAAAAAAATGTACCATGCACATGTGCTTTTATTCGGGTGTAATGAATAGTTGAGTGGCGCTGGAAAAATGGGTCGAATCTGGGGAGGAAATTATTCGTTCTAAACTTTCTAAACTAAAAATTGTAAACGTTCAATTCATTGAACATTGAATTCACAttgaaaatctttcatattcAGCAGAAGACTACAGATAATATCCATACATAAGAAGTTaaatttgaacaacatttttttcaAGCTCGCCTCCATTTATTACATGTTAGACTTTATGTTGagatataaaatatttgtaagtcTTGAAACACTAATTGACTTGACAGATTTTGAGTCATGTTTCTATTACACAATAACACTATAATATAAAATTACATTTCTCCAGTTCTAAAGAAATCTCTTAGGGTTCGTGTGTgtattttcagcctattaaggggggggaccctactctggaaattcggaaaaatcttattttttgcattttcaagaggcttcagccttcagaaatgtcatgccaaaagtGTTTTTTGATATCTAATCTCGTTGAAAAGTTACGGCAAAAGTTGCGGGatcacctcaagggaagtgcatcgctgtacgaaactttaaacgtgtttttctcgatatcatcccgagcaggagcgaagagcaaaataatataaaaaacaatattaaactatgttataatggtatattttgttattgaatagatatggagatacattgataacacattttgttattgagtagttGTAGTTGTAAGATgattttaataactgattttgttatcacatcttattttgaccttaaaatgacattcgatatgtatttcatacaattttttttattaaataaagagattatagattataaatattttataaaatgatttttttatatctcatatactactgcatttgttattcaataccttaataatactaaaatatgttattctaaactctgaatacagtcgt harbors:
- the LOC128744735 gene encoding GTPase-activating protein; amino-acid sequence: MSVLVSVQAIDPYSGGHTHTSHSPFVRNSSGSSSFVYTYSQSSYGFNMADDTRKVRVEEQLKIKIGEAKNLLGRNGNNCGASSSGSKENRDVYCTVALDQEEICRTPTIERTLSPFFGEEYQFEIPRSFRYLSVYVWDRDRHLKQDKPYGKIAIKREDLHQYNHKDHWFPLRPVDEDSEVQGMAHLEITVDDGVGNLKQTNEFDDFGRFHMGQSANNSNSSFGSVISSNGSSDTKENSSSSHHHLLHHHHLVNNSANSTNLKLSFPSKSSVSGSIGSGSVVVGGGGGTLRTIFGGSSDFGNNVQPQPFRNILDSSGSSSRSSRISIKLTECMDLARKNGLCDPFAILTAHYSNKKKITKRTKVRKKTVNPQFGEMVSFDLCVDACGSDSKSDSNNTYTVVPLGGADLCEVVITFWHDSPGMGDDVFLGEIKLPVRGKQQLNAVQHSAWYYLQPRTSQSRPSRTCATPPGTRLSCDNSLGSLRLKLNYTADHVFPLATYDQLMNILIQSIDQKPITASAVHILGEIIQNKTEVAQPLVRLFTHSNVIAPMIKSLADHEISKLTDPTTIFRGNTLVSKMMDEAMRLSGLHYLHNTLRPIVEEIFADKKPCEIDPARVKDKSMIDNNLLNLQDYVEKVFEAITNSAVKCPAVLCQIFHDLRECAAKYFPQNKEVRYSVVSGFIFLRFFAPAILGPKLFDLTTEPVDEQTTRTLTLISKTIQSLGNLVSSRSAQQPCKEQYTGQLYKKFCTEKHVEAIKHFLEVISTVGANITDCSSSALEPAVVLKEGMMTKRAQGRKRFGRRNFKQRYFRLTTQSLSYAKAKGKRPICDIPLMDILAVERVAERSFKMQNIFQIVRKERPLYVQTANCVEEKEWVDLLSKICQSNKARLEHFHPCAYINGMWTCCSEIDQYAPGCTAVSKKPFQMELATALDPARDLQRLHSLIMVNFASLEELDPTLNATCDDPGAARQTIKKLNEIASSLERIHRKYKTMLAREMRYGSRQAPIGDDNYLHTSRLMAAGGNLAATAAAAAASIIPQHFEKSPHFFQRNNPLRSSDNERFSQC